GATTAAAAATTTTCTGAGCGGTTAAACACCACAACCGGCCTTTTATTGATCCCTTAAGTTTTCCCGGTTAATACCGATTCTATTAATAACCCAAAAAATGGAGAAGGGTATTTATGCGCAACATCAGGATAGTTACCGCCGCAAACAGTTTGATATTGATCATTTTCACCGTTATCACTGTTTTCATCACTTATGTTATTAATATTGGTTTAAATTCCGAATACAACTTTGAACAATCAAAAATTTCCAGTCATAAAGCGCTAATCCTGAATGAAATAAGATATAAAATCGCCATGACGCGCGCCGACATCAATACATTAGATGCGGATGTCTGGCGCAAAGCGCCGCTGACGCAGCGTTATGTAGACTCTTCCCGCCGCCGTATGAAAGAGATCGCCGTTGCGTTGGACAAGCTGGCCGTATACCAGCAGGACGAGGATGTGGAAGCCATCCTAAAAGTGACCAGGGAGCTAACCGGTGTTTACGCGTTCTCGTTGCAGCAGCTGCTTGACGGCGGCAGCGCCAGCACCTCTACCTCTTCGCTTTTAAGTGAGTTAAGCGATCATGTGAATAAATTTCTGCAGGAGGAAGCGGAAGAAAATAAACTGTATGCCAGTTTGGCGCGTGACTATAAAAATAAAATCATCGTGTTATCAACCGGCGTTTTTATTTTGATTGTATTGATTTCCATTGCCACCTGGCGCTGGGTGAAAAATAATTTGCTTTATAAGCTACATCAGTCATCGCTCATCTTTTCTGAAATCAGTAAGGGTAATCTGCTGGTGCCCGTTCCCTGTGAGGATAAAAATGAGTTCGGCATGCTTTTCGCCGAGATGAATAAAATGAAAAATGCGTTGATTGATATGATTTCATCGGTGCAACACTCTGCCACGCATATCCAACAGAACACCAACAACATTGCTGCGGGAAATACCGATCTCTCCTCACGCACCGAATCGCAAGCCTCTTCGTTACAGCAAACCGCCGCCAGTATGGAAGAGATTAAAATTACCGTATCGCAAAATGCTGAAACCGCCGATCAGGCCAGCCAGTTAACCACGCGAGCCAGCCTGATATCCCATAGCGCCGCTGATATAATGAGCAACGTGATCGCCACCATGGGCAATATCGAAAACAGCGCTAACCGTATCGCCTTCATCAATAACGTGATTAATGAC
This Mixta hanseatica DNA region includes the following protein-coding sequences:
- a CDS encoding methyl-accepting chemotaxis protein; the encoded protein is MTRADINTLDADVWRKAPLTQRYVDSSRRRMKEIAVALDKLAVYQQDEDVEAILKVTRELTGVYAFSLQQLLDGGSASTSTSSLLSELSDHVNKFLQEEAEENKLYASLARDYKNKIIVLSTGVFILIVLISIATWRWVKNNLLYKLHQSSLIFSEISKGNLLVPVPCEDKNEFGMLFAEMNKMKNALIDMISSVQHSATHIQQNTNNIAAGNTDLSSRTESQASSLQQTAASMEEIKITVSQNAETADQASQLTTRASLISHSAADIMSNVIATMGNIENSANRIAFINNVINDIADQTNILALNAAVEAARAGEQGRGFAVVAAEVRNLAKRSSDAAKEINQLIAESVKNVNQGTERVTEAGNTMKELVSSIGQVNEIMQGITLASAEQSTGVTQIAQALNDIDNVTQKNALLVEDSTKITQDLSLQAVQLTRAVNVFKLERDISSLLSPDGNAFL